A section of the Pseudanabaena mucicola str. Chao 1806 genome encodes:
- a CDS encoding response regulator, translating to MSDTVNVLIIEDSEDDAILIVRSLRQSGFVLTWERVQTVEELNQALTNRTWDVIISDYNLPKMNAPMALEIVKQSQLDLPFIVVSGTIGETLAVDLMRAGANDYLMKGSLARLAEAVRREIREFKMRQERQQASLELELTKQRLQLALEGSAIGPWDWVISTGELTINERWAEILGYTSLELEPITFETWHDHTHTDDVKRTLKLLKKHFHREIPAYEDELRMRHKLGHWVWILCRGKVTEWDAQGKPQRMTGTHLDISDRKQAELRLSLQSSILERIAKAESLPKILEALVSNIEEQLDGAICSILLCDEGKLYCGAMPNLPEAYNQVIDKMSIGEGAGCCGTAAFRRERVIVADIANDPLWKDLKETALAHNIRACWSTPVIATDGNVIATFAVYYPYIHYPIPQEIEITNLATDIAKIAIERDQAAQALANLNHNLEMRVAQRTDALRQSEAKLIEAQQIARLGSWELDVQTKEIIWSREIFNIFGMDANQKEPTYEQMLQYFPPDERIRFNNLIERAIQLSEPYATDFQIIRADGSLGYIFAKAELLYDVAGHSTRLFGIAMDISDRKAMQEALKLSEERARATLLALPDLVFRVNRSGEYIDFLASPNVGNIIDPRQVIGKSLADCLPPETWAKEYHAMQKALNTNTLQTYEQQIQIDGHMRYEEVRVAPCVNDEVVFFIRDISDRKQAEAQLQKTNEELMRATRLKDEFLANMSHELRTPLNAILGMAEAMQEEVFGEVNEDQINALNTIERSGTHLLALINDILDVAKIESGQLKLEYALTSVDTLCHSSIALIRQLAHQKRIKLNVNIPDNLPQLMLDERRIRQVLINLLNNAVKFTPEGGQIGLEVTSQIFFKGHPLTDAIPESILIHPDDPQLPKLSLDKINQCFNYLQIAITDTGIGISPENIRRLFKPFVQIDSSLNRQYMGTGLGLAIVKQITELHGGMVRVTSKIGHGSCFMIALPFQDSRDRTIVDSKTETSQNLHLEEVETNRASSFNSPLILLAEDNKANIGTISCYLEAKGYHLILAYNGQEVVNITKSHNPDVILMDIQLPIVDGITAIRQIRSDRAFDHIPIIALTALVMAGDREKCLAAGANEYLAKPVRLKQLVDMIKRLLSS from the coding sequence ATGAGTGATACTGTCAATGTCCTCATCATTGAAGACTCAGAAGATGATGCCATTTTAATAGTGCGATCGCTGCGTCAGAGTGGATTTGTCCTTACTTGGGAAAGAGTACAAACTGTAGAAGAGCTAAACCAAGCACTCACAAATCGTACTTGGGATGTGATTATTTCTGATTACAATTTGCCCAAGATGAATGCACCGATGGCATTAGAAATAGTCAAACAAAGTCAACTCGATCTCCCATTTATCGTTGTTTCTGGCACAATTGGCGAAACATTAGCGGTTGATCTCATGCGTGCAGGGGCAAATGACTATTTGATGAAAGGAAGTCTCGCACGTTTGGCTGAAGCCGTAAGACGTGAGATCCGCGAATTCAAGATGCGACAGGAACGCCAACAAGCATCCCTCGAATTAGAATTGACCAAACAACGACTCCAACTTGCACTCGAAGGATCAGCGATTGGGCCTTGGGATTGGGTTATATCAACAGGGGAATTAACGATTAATGAAAGATGGGCTGAAATTCTAGGCTACACATCCTTAGAATTAGAACCTATTACTTTTGAAACTTGGCACGATCATACGCATACTGATGACGTTAAAAGAACTCTAAAATTATTAAAAAAGCACTTTCACAGGGAAATTCCTGCCTATGAAGATGAACTAAGAATGCGCCATAAATTAGGGCATTGGGTGTGGATCCTATGTCGAGGGAAAGTAACAGAATGGGATGCCCAAGGTAAACCCCAAAGAATGACAGGAACACATTTAGATATTAGCGATCGCAAACAAGCAGAATTACGTTTATCTCTTCAAAGTTCTATTTTAGAGAGAATTGCTAAAGCTGAATCATTGCCAAAAATCTTAGAAGCATTGGTAAGCAACATTGAAGAACAACTAGATGGAGCGATATGTTCAATTTTGTTATGTGATGAAGGAAAATTGTATTGTGGAGCAATGCCTAATTTGCCAGAAGCATACAATCAAGTGATTGATAAGATGTCTATAGGTGAGGGGGCAGGTTGCTGCGGTACAGCAGCGTTTCGACGAGAAAGAGTGATTGTCGCGGATATTGCTAATGATCCGCTCTGGAAAGACTTGAAGGAAACAGCGCTTGCCCATAACATACGAGCTTGTTGGTCTACACCCGTGATCGCTACCGATGGTAATGTAATCGCTACCTTTGCTGTTTACTATCCATACATTCATTATCCCATTCCTCAAGAAATAGAGATTACCAATTTAGCGACGGATATTGCCAAAATTGCGATCGAGCGAGATCAAGCGGCTCAAGCCTTAGCAAACTTAAACCACAATCTAGAAATGCGTGTGGCACAACGTACAGATGCCTTGCGCCAAAGTGAAGCGAAGCTCATTGAAGCCCAACAGATCGCCCGTCTTGGTAGTTGGGAATTGGATGTCCAAACAAAAGAGATTATTTGGTCAAGGGAAATCTTTAATATTTTTGGCATGGATGCTAACCAAAAGGAACCTACCTATGAGCAAATGTTGCAATATTTTCCCCCAGATGAACGCATTCGCTTTAATAACCTGATTGAGCGTGCTATTCAACTCTCAGAACCCTATGCTACAGATTTTCAAATTATTCGCGCTGATGGTTCTTTGGGCTATATTTTTGCTAAAGCAGAACTCCTGTATGACGTTGCAGGTCATTCTACCCGATTATTTGGAATTGCAATGGATATTAGCGATCGCAAAGCCATGCAAGAAGCTTTAAAACTTAGTGAAGAACGTGCTCGAGCCACATTATTAGCCTTGCCAGATCTCGTCTTTCGTGTCAATCGTTCAGGGGAATATATAGATTTTTTAGCCTCTCCTAACGTTGGTAATATTATTGATCCTCGGCAAGTAATTGGTAAAAGCTTAGCCGATTGTCTGCCTCCAGAAACTTGGGCTAAAGAATATCACGCGATGCAAAAAGCGCTGAATACTAATACCTTACAGACTTATGAACAACAAATTCAGATTGATGGTCACATGCGCTATGAAGAGGTACGGGTTGCTCCCTGTGTTAACGATGAAGTAGTCTTTTTCATCCGTGATATTAGTGATCGCAAACAGGCGGAAGCACAATTACAGAAAACTAATGAGGAATTGATGCGTGCTACGAGACTGAAAGATGAATTTCTTGCCAATATGAGCCATGAACTCCGTACTCCTCTTAATGCTATTTTAGGAATGGCAGAAGCGATGCAAGAAGAGGTATTTGGAGAAGTGAATGAAGATCAAATTAATGCTTTAAATACCATTGAGCGAAGTGGCACGCATCTTTTAGCATTAATTAATGATATTCTCGATGTCGCTAAGATCGAATCTGGTCAATTAAAGCTAGAATACGCCCTTACTTCTGTTGATACTCTATGTCATTCGAGCATCGCTTTGATCAGACAACTCGCTCACCAAAAAAGGATTAAACTTAATGTAAACATTCCTGATAACCTTCCTCAATTGATGCTAGACGAACGTCGCATTCGTCAAGTATTAATTAATTTGCTAAACAATGCCGTCAAATTCACTCCTGAAGGCGGTCAGATTGGTCTAGAAGTTACAAGCCAAATTTTTTTTAAAGGACATCCATTAACAGATGCAATTCCTGAATCTATTCTCATCCATCCTGATGATCCTCAATTGCCAAAACTATCTCTAGACAAAATAAATCAATGTTTCAATTATCTCCAAATCGCCATTACTGATACAGGAATTGGCATTTCCCCAGAAAATATTAGGCGACTCTTTAAACCCTTTGTACAGATTGATAGTTCACTCAACCGACAATATATGGGTACGGGTCTAGGACTAGCAATCGTCAAGCAAATAACCGAGCTACATGGTGGAATGGTCAGAGTAACGAGCAAAATCGGTCATGGCAGTTGTTTTATGATTGCACTGCCTTTTCAGGACTCTAGAGACAGAACAATTGTTGACTCCAAAACTGAAACATCTCAAAACCTCCATCTAGAAGAAGTAGAAACTAATAGAGCGTCATCATTCAATTCACCCTTAATTTTATTAGCAGAAGATAATAAGGCGAATATTGGAACTATTTCCTGTTATCTAGAGGCAAAAGGATATCACTTAATCCTTGCCTATAATGGACAGGAAGTAGTTAATATTACTAAATCACATAATCCCGATGTAATTCTTATGGATATTCAATTGCCTATTGTTGACGGGATAACAGCAATTCGCCAAATCCGCAGTGATCGCGCCTTTGATCACATTCCGATTATTGCGTTGACTGCTTTAGTGATGGCAGGAGATCGTGAAAAATGTCTAGCCGCAGGTGCAAATGAATATCTTGCTAAACCCGTGAGACTCAAACAACTAGTTGATATGATTAAACGATTGTTAAGTTCTTAA
- a CDS encoding response regulator, whose amino-acid sequence MNNLPIVCIVEDNPDDERLTIRALRKGKIANEIKVARNGEEALNMVLNANPLPCVVLLDLKLPKIDGLEVLRRIRSDERTHLLPVVVLTSSSEDRDILESYSFGANSYVRKSVEFDRFTEAVRQLGLYWALVNEPLPKGL is encoded by the coding sequence ATGAACAATTTACCTATCGTTTGCATAGTTGAAGATAATCCTGATGATGAGCGTTTGACTATTCGTGCTTTGCGAAAGGGGAAAATTGCTAATGAGATTAAAGTAGCTCGAAATGGGGAGGAGGCATTAAATATGGTATTAAATGCTAATCCTTTGCCATGTGTTGTACTTTTAGATTTAAAGCTTCCCAAAATTGATGGATTAGAGGTATTACGGCGGATTCGGTCAGATGAACGTACACATTTGTTGCCAGTAGTAGTCTTAACCTCGTCAAGTGAAGATCGCGATATTCTCGAAAGCTATAGTTTTGGTGCAAATAGCTATGTACGTAAATCCGTGGAATTCGATCGCTTTACCGAAGCAGTACGCCAATTGGGGTTGTACTGGGCTTTAGTTAATGAACCCTTACCCAAAGGTTTATAA
- the leuS gene encoding leucine--tRNA ligase gives MDTRYNPQQIEPKWQKVWAEKQLDKVNNDAISADKKKFYALSMFPYPSGDLHMGHVRNYTITDVISRYKRMQGYQVLHPMGWDAFGLPAENAAIDRNTHPAKWTYANIDNMRSQLQQVGLSYDWDRELATCSPDYYKWTQWIFLQFLEAGLAYQKEAKVNWDPIDQTVIANEQVDSEGRSWRSGALVEKRKLRQWFLKITDYAEQLLQDLDKLKDWPSSVKIMQANWIGKSTGAELSFPIVGSDQKITVFTTRPDTVYGVSYVVLAPEHPLVETLTNDDHKESVSKFIEEVKNLSEIDRTSDDRPKRGVAIGASVINPFIGKVVPIWIADYVLFEYGTGAVMGVPAHDVRDFAFAKQYNLPIQTVITPNFPLPVGECQGVRESAYTEAGIIVNSGEFNGLDSVTAKTKIVEFAEKNQWGTAKITYRLRDWLISRQRYWGCPIPVIHCPKCGIVPVPHADLPVILPEDVELTGRGASPLAQKDSWVNVPCPKCGRAAKRETDTMDTFIDSSWYFLRFADARNDQEIGDRNSINNWLPVDQYVGGVEHAILHLLYSRFVTKVLRDRGLLDFNEPFTRLLTQGMVQGLTYMNPNKSGKDKWVPSALVDPKDPKDPKTGEPLQALFATMSKSKGNGVSPVEAIAKYGADTLRMFALFKAPPEKDLEWEDADVEGQQRFLNRVWRLVSSFAEIKQSGISDKIDRNLRRAIHIAIKEVSEDFDGGYQLNTAISELMKLSNALQDAEDKSSATFLEGIETLLTLLAPFAPHIAEELWLLIGHTESIHSQSWLTYDPDALSVDEITLVIQINGKVRGNLQVPSSASNDKQALEEYARSSSAAKRYLEGKEIKKVIAVPKKLVNFVVV, from the coding sequence ATGGACACCAGATACAATCCCCAGCAGATCGAACCTAAATGGCAAAAAGTTTGGGCAGAGAAACAACTTGACAAAGTAAACAACGATGCAATTAGCGCAGACAAAAAGAAATTCTATGCGCTGTCCATGTTTCCCTATCCATCGGGCGATCTGCATATGGGGCATGTCCGTAACTATACAATTACCGATGTAATTTCTCGCTACAAAAGAATGCAGGGCTATCAAGTGTTGCATCCGATGGGTTGGGATGCCTTTGGATTGCCTGCGGAAAATGCGGCGATCGATCGCAATACGCATCCTGCGAAATGGACTTATGCCAATATCGACAATATGCGATCGCAACTTCAGCAAGTGGGCTTGTCCTATGACTGGGATCGCGAATTAGCAACCTGTTCGCCCGACTATTACAAATGGACACAATGGATCTTTTTGCAGTTTTTGGAAGCAGGTTTGGCTTACCAAAAGGAAGCTAAGGTTAATTGGGACCCGATTGATCAGACCGTAATTGCCAATGAACAGGTGGATAGTGAAGGTAGATCTTGGCGATCAGGAGCCTTGGTAGAGAAGCGCAAATTGCGTCAATGGTTCTTGAAAATCACCGACTATGCTGAACAGCTTTTGCAAGATTTGGATAAGCTCAAAGACTGGCCATCTAGCGTCAAGATTATGCAAGCCAACTGGATCGGCAAGTCCACAGGCGCAGAGCTAAGCTTTCCTATCGTTGGCAGTGATCAAAAAATTACCGTTTTCACAACCCGTCCTGATACCGTTTACGGTGTGAGCTATGTAGTGCTTGCTCCTGAACATCCATTGGTAGAGACTTTGACCAATGATGATCACAAAGAATCAGTTAGCAAATTTATTGAAGAAGTCAAAAATCTTAGCGAAATTGATCGCACTTCTGATGATCGACCTAAACGTGGCGTAGCGATCGGCGCAAGCGTAATTAATCCCTTCATAGGAAAAGTAGTTCCCATTTGGATTGCCGATTATGTTCTTTTTGAATATGGTACTGGTGCTGTCATGGGTGTTCCTGCCCACGATGTCCGCGATTTCGCCTTTGCGAAGCAATACAACCTTCCCATTCAAACTGTGATCACTCCAAACTTCCCTCTCCCTGTGGGAGAATGCCAAGGGGTGAGGGAATCTGCCTACACCGAAGCAGGAATCATAGTAAATTCGGGAGAGTTTAACGGCTTAGATTCCGTAACTGCAAAAACTAAGATCGTGGAATTTGCAGAAAAGAACCAATGGGGAACCGCCAAAATCACCTATCGTCTGCGGGATTGGTTGATTTCGCGCCAAAGATATTGGGGCTGTCCGATTCCTGTGATTCATTGTCCAAAGTGTGGCATCGTTCCTGTCCCCCATGCTGACTTACCCGTAATTTTGCCTGAAGATGTGGAACTTACAGGACGCGGCGCATCACCTCTCGCCCAAAAGGACTCTTGGGTAAATGTCCCCTGCCCTAAATGTGGTAGAGCCGCTAAGCGTGAAACCGATACGATGGATACTTTCATCGATTCTTCTTGGTACTTCTTGCGGTTTGCCGATGCACGGAACGATCAGGAAATAGGCGATCGCAATTCTATCAATAACTGGTTACCCGTTGACCAATACGTGGGCGGTGTCGAACACGCGATTTTGCACCTACTCTACTCCCGATTTGTCACTAAAGTTTTGCGCGATCGCGGCTTACTCGATTTCAATGAACCCTTTACACGCTTGCTCACGCAGGGCATGGTACAGGGCTTGACCTACATGAATCCAAACAAAAGCGGCAAAGACAAATGGGTTCCTTCGGCTTTAGTCGATCCCAAAGATCCCAAAGATCCTAAAACTGGTGAACCTTTGCAAGCACTTTTTGCCACGATGTCCAAGTCTAAGGGCAATGGGGTGTCACCTGTCGAAGCGATCGCTAAATATGGAGCCGATACTTTGCGGATGTTCGCCCTCTTTAAAGCACCTCCTGAAAAGGATTTGGAATGGGAAGATGCCGATGTCGAAGGTCAGCAACGCTTCTTAAATCGGGTCTGGCGACTAGTTTCTAGCTTTGCAGAAATCAAACAAAGTGGTATTTCCGATAAAATTGATCGTAACCTGCGCCGCGCCATTCACATTGCGATTAAAGAAGTTTCCGAAGATTTCGATGGTGGCTATCAATTAAATACCGCCATTTCGGAATTGATGAAACTCAGTAATGCTTTGCAGGATGCGGAAGATAAGAGTTCGGCTACTTTCCTAGAAGGTATCGAAACTCTCTTAACTTTGCTGGCTCCCTTTGCACCACATATTGCTGAGGAACTTTGGTTATTAATTGGTCACACAGAATCTATTCATAGCCAATCTTGGCTCACCTACGACCCTGATGCGCTCTCCGTTGATGAGATCACTCTCGTCATTCAAATCAATGGTAAAGTGCGCGGCAATCTTCAAGTACCATCTAGTGCCAGCAATGACAAGCAAGCATTGGAAGAATATGCCCGTAGTTCTAGTGCAGCCAAGAGATATCTCGAAGGTAAGGAGATTAAGAAAGTGATAGCAGTTCCCAAAAAGTTAGTGAATTTTGTAGTTGTTTAG
- a CDS encoding Uma2 family endonuclease, giving the protein MTAQLVTPSFTSNIHRFTVQQYHLMHEVGVFAEGDRYELINGEIREMAPIGIKHAVCVAKTARLLQITLGDQVFVWAQNPIILRNHSEPQPDLAILKWRDDFYASALPTPEDILLIIEVADSTIAYDRDVKMHLYAADGIPEMWLFDLNQQIIEGYSQPSASGYKRSQRYEQGDTLSLLAFPEVVFNWEALM; this is encoded by the coding sequence ATGACAGCCCAATTAGTTACACCCAGTTTTACGAGCAATATCCATAGGTTTACGGTGCAGCAATACCATCTCATGCACGAGGTGGGGGTATTTGCGGAAGGCGATCGCTACGAGTTAATCAACGGAGAAATCAGAGAAATGGCTCCAATTGGCATCAAGCACGCAGTTTGTGTAGCGAAAACAGCAAGATTGTTGCAAATCACATTAGGAGATCAGGTATTTGTATGGGCGCAAAATCCCATTATTCTTAGAAATCATTCAGAACCACAGCCAGATCTTGCCATTCTTAAATGGCGTGATGATTTTTATGCTAGTGCTTTGCCAACGCCAGAGGACATTTTGTTAATTATTGAAGTCGCTGACAGTACGATCGCCTATGACCGTGATGTGAAAATGCATCTATATGCTGCCGATGGAATTCCTGAGATGTGGCTATTTGACCTAAATCAACAAATTATCGAAGGCTATTCTCAACCATCAGCCTCAGGCTATAAGCGATCGCAGCGCTATGAACAGGGTGATACTCTATCTTTGCTTGCATTTCCTGAAGTAGTTTTTAATTGGGAAGCCCTGATGTAA
- a CDS encoding Uma2 family endonuclease yields MIQTLPKVTTFDGFVEFIPENSGVRYELHNGNIVEMAQPVGDHEELKSFLGVEIPFEIKRLGLPYGIPNQVIVRPEGKDCGYFPDVLVVNRANLPNEPRWKKESVLSQGASIPLAIEIVSTNWRDDYHLKFADYEEMGIAEYWIIDYAALGGRNFIGNPKQPTISVCNLVDGEYQISKFQNSDRLISQIFPELNLTANQIFTSGLPN; encoded by the coding sequence ATGATTCAAACCTTACCCAAAGTTACAACCTTTGACGGATTTGTGGAATTTATTCCTGAGAATTCTGGCGTGCGTTACGAACTACATAACGGAAATATTGTTGAAATGGCTCAACCAGTTGGAGATCACGAAGAACTTAAAAGCTTTTTGGGTGTAGAAATCCCCTTTGAAATCAAACGATTGGGACTACCATACGGTATTCCTAATCAAGTAATCGTCAGACCCGAAGGCAAAGATTGTGGATACTTCCCAGACGTATTGGTGGTAAATCGTGCCAATCTGCCCAATGAGCCACGATGGAAAAAAGAATCAGTGCTTAGTCAGGGTGCATCCATACCTTTAGCGATCGAAATTGTATCTACCAATTGGCGTGATGATTATCATTTAAAATTTGCCGATTATGAAGAAATGGGCATAGCTGAATATTGGATTATTGATTATGCCGCATTGGGCGGACGGAACTTTATTGGTAATCCCAAACAGCCAACTATCTCAGTTTGTAATTTGGTGGATGGAGAATATCAAATTAGTAAATTTCAGAATAGCGATCGCTTGATCTCGCAAATTTTCCCTGAGCTAAACCTGACCGCTAATCAAATCTTTACATCAGGGCTTCCCAATTAA
- a CDS encoding ParE family toxin-like protein has translation MKSVITKSFRDLLSQLPIDIQEKANDAYLQFQQNVNHPSLRFKKVHSSLPIYSVRITKNYRAVGQLDEDVVIWFWVGSHREYEKLLSQL, from the coding sequence ATGAAGTCGGTCATTACGAAATCTTTTAGGGATCTTCTGTCTCAGTTGCCAATTGATATTCAAGAAAAAGCCAATGATGCTTATCTTCAGTTTCAGCAAAATGTCAATCATCCAAGCTTGCGGTTCAAAAAAGTACATTCATCGTTGCCAATCTATTCAGTTAGGATTACTAAAAACTATCGGGCTGTTGGGCAATTAGATGAAGATGTGGTGATCTGGTTTTGGGTTGGGTCGCATAGGGAATATGAGAAGCTATTATCTCAACTTTAA
- a CDS encoding restriction endonuclease subunit S, with the protein MRRVIHTAQYGISLPATEEPIGIPMIRMNNLQNDGWDLTDLKYIELSEKEAELYRVNSGDILFNRTNSKELVGKCEVFGEEGDWVFASYLIRIVLDQTKAIPKFVSTFLSTKAGRIQIDRVSRQIIGMSNVNAEELQDLLIPLPPIEIQRSLVAEIEAARQSRKQKLAQADELLSSLDGYLLDQLGLNMPQKSDKKVFAMSLRKVRSAQRIDVDYFHPERIIAIREQEDRTELHSKCLAEFVDFVRHTISDYTSASYIGMANVQRNTGELVESNDKETEGKSFAFIEDDILFARLRPYLNKVYRAERTGVCSTEFHVIRIKEEYRNEILPDYLATILRSSLILAQTKHMMTGNTHPRLANEDVINLVVPTPELEIQERLVIEVKHRRTEVRRLRQEAETEWESAKTHFERKLLGEEE; encoded by the coding sequence TTGAGAAGAGTTATTCATACAGCTCAATATGGCATCTCACTACCTGCTACTGAGGAGCCTATTGGTATACCTATGATTCGCATGAATAATTTACAGAATGACGGTTGGGATCTTACTGATCTCAAATATATAGAGTTATCTGAAAAAGAAGCAGAATTATATCGAGTAAATTCGGGAGACATTTTATTTAATAGAACAAATTCAAAAGAACTTGTCGGAAAGTGTGAGGTCTTTGGTGAAGAGGGAGACTGGGTTTTTGCTTCATACTTAATTCGTATTGTTCTAGACCAGACTAAAGCAATTCCTAAGTTCGTATCTACTTTCCTGAGTACTAAAGCAGGAAGAATTCAAATTGATAGAGTGAGTCGTCAGATTATTGGAATGTCTAACGTCAATGCAGAGGAACTTCAAGATTTATTAATTCCTTTACCACCCATTGAGATCCAACGATCGCTAGTTGCCGAAATCGAAGCCGCCCGACAATCCCGAAAGCAAAAACTAGCTCAAGCAGATGAGTTGCTTTCTAGCCTTGATGGGTATTTGCTCGATCAACTTGGGTTAAATATGCCTCAAAAGAGTGATAAAAAAGTCTTTGCAATGTCACTTAGGAAAGTACGTTCAGCACAAAGAATAGATGTAGACTACTTTCATCCTGAACGGATAATAGCAATTCGTGAGCAAGAAGATAGGACAGAGTTACATTCAAAATGTTTAGCTGAGTTTGTAGATTTTGTTCGTCATACCATTTCTGATTACACTTCAGCAAGTTATATTGGCATGGCAAATGTACAGAGAAATACAGGAGAACTTGTTGAATCAAATGATAAAGAAACTGAAGGTAAGAGCTTTGCTTTTATTGAAGACGATATTCTCTTTGCTCGTCTTCGTCCATATTTAAATAAAGTTTATCGGGCTGAGAGAACTGGCGTATGTTCTACAGAATTTCATGTAATACGTATCAAAGAAGAGTATAGAAATGAGATTCTTCCTGATTACTTAGCAACAATACTTCGATCTTCATTAATTCTTGCTCAAACTAAGCACATGATGACAGGTAACACTCATCCTCGTTTAGCAAATGAAGATGTTATCAATCTTGTAGTACCAACTCCAGAATTAGAAATTCAAGAGCGCCTTGTTATTGAGGTAAAACACAGGCGTACAGAAGTACGCAGATTGCGACAGGAAGCAGAAACAGAATGGGAATCTGCTAAAACTCACTTTGAGCGTAAGCTATTAGGTGAGGAGGAATAA